CATCAGTTTCCTAGGATACATTTGCTATGATGTACGAACTTGGGTTCAAAGTCTAAGGGAAAGAACCCTTGGCCAATATGGATCATACCTTTAGGTATGCTTATAGAGTGCCAAAGAGAAATGGTGCTCTTGAAGTCTATGTTTGATATGAGATAAAATTCGAGATTTATAAATTTAGAGGCAACTAAGataaaaatctaaggagattcaatGTGCTTAAGAGCTCATTTTTCCTTTAGTAGTTCAAGTGTTCACGACTCGTAAATcacaagagaaagaaagaaaaaaagtttagaaaTCTAAAGAAATTCAAGGTATTTAAAAGCCCatttttgccttagtatttcaaatttttatgactcttaaattgttgaaacaaaatttgaaatgtccCCAATTATAATTGAGGCTTCTTTCAGGGATACGCaattaaattgttctaaataaaattttaggcaTAAATCTACCCTTccgttaaaaataaacaagttgtatttctattAACAGTATTTTGGACATTTACCTTTCATAGGTTTATTTGCCCTTGTGTTATTAAAGGATAATGACTTTGTTGTTCctgaaaatattttgatatttaccaCTTGGGGTTTCTTTATCTAAATATTAATAGTGAACAATGAtgaattattcccaataatattttgaatattaaccccttttggggtttctttatccaaacatttgtGGTGAATAATAACGaattattcataataatattttggatattaactcctttggggtttctttatccaaatattaataatgaataataacaaattattcctaataatattttggatatttaccccttttgagatttctttatccaaatattaatagtgaataaaaacgaattcccaaaaataagatttttatatttttgaaatattggccaacacccttttgaatttacaaacatgttgtaaaatccaagatgcaaggaaataattttttgttgtgtttaagaaatccatgcacatttttgaaagttcaaatattttttttttaaaaaaaggcataaaaaagcatgttagggtattggccgtatgcaacacataaaaatatattttttatattttttattaaaagcatTATTTATCACAAATATTAAATGCAAACATCACAGTTGAAGCTAGCaaaaatatcagaaaaataaGTTGGTCACACGGGGGGGGCCAAAGTCCTGATTGATACTCAATACAACGGTTAATTGCACCAATTAAACAACAGGCATCATAGCTAAAGTTATTAATCCTGCACCAAAATAAACTTGACACGtcgaggggggggggggggggcgaaATTCTGAAAGCAAGATTTTAAACTCACAATCCTAGGTAGTATGACTCATGACCTATCTCCTTTCATCAATATAGGAACACTGCCAGACTAGTTTCATGcgagaaaaaaaagaactgcCATACCAGTTTCAATGTAAAAGGAACGAACTTTGAAGAGCATGATCACGGGCTAAATCCTAAAACAACGTAGACAGTTATTACCGAGCAAAAGAGCAAACATGAACCTCTGACCTTGGTCAAAAGATTACCTCCAATGCAAACGCAAAAAGGGCCTCCCTCCTATTTCATTTTCTCCTCTGGACGAACATGTTTTAGGAGCAAAACACATCCCTAACAGAAATTctaaaacagagaaaaagaacCGAGAACAGGGGGAAGAGGGATAGTGAGGACCTTAAAGCTCCCGGTTCCTCAACaacaaaagggaaagaaaggaaCCAATGACTCTTAATCTAAACACTTATTCACTCACAActtatggaaagaaaaatgtGCAGGCAAACGCGCCACCTtgtgaccaaaaaaaaaaaaaacagaactctAATGTCTTCAATAAAAACAGAAACCAGCAACCCTTATCATAAGCTGTTGTTTACTCACAGCCATGGCAGAAAAGGTAGGCCAACGGCACAACCATGTATCCAAAACAGAACTCTAAACGTCTAAAATAAAAACGAAAACCCACAACTCTTGTCCTAAGCTGCTGTTTTCTCACAGCCATGGCAGAAACGGTAGGCCAGCGGCACAAACATGTGGCCAACCGAGCTCACATGTATAAAACAACGGCAGGAACAGGTTTTtggtaaaaaagaaacaacagaCATCAAACTACACATATGACAAGGGAATAAAAGAAAGGGCAGCGACTCATACCTGCCGATGTAGCTTGCAGACGAGGAAGTGTAGAAAGGTGGAAAAACCTTTGCTTTGCTGATTCTGAAGACCAAAGAAAGACTTCCCCTTTCTGCCGTTAGGAGCTTCTTTAAAACCCTTTTTAGAGTTTTGTGAAATCCTTTTCGGCAAGGTAAAATGAGCTGACAGTGATCTTCCCTCCTCCTTGAACTGATTTTCTgcttctctcccttctctctcttttctactCTTCTCCgcctccttcccttttttctcctcctctccaTTGTTTTAGGAAGCAGTCTCATATATATGCCTGAACTGGAGACCACCCTCACATTCTCTCCTCTCCACCGTCTCTGTTAGGGAAACAATCCCAGCCCTTAGATGATGATGAGGCTCCTCTTTGCGTCTTGTTTCACAGCTGGCACAATGAGGTGCAAAACGGTTTCCTTGGACTGGAGCTCTGAGTTGCAGCTGTACCTTTTTTGCGTGAGAAGGGGGGTTGTGCTGTATATGCCACGTTGCAGAGGGTGCAAGGACGagagcttttttcaaaaaacttagCAGGGAACGGTTGCAGAGGGACGGTACTGTTCTGAAAAATGCAAATAAACAGTGCCATAGGGGCTGTTTCAAAACGGTGCCGTTGCTTTTCTCAgctgaagaaagaaaagaacaaatgcGAAGTAATGTATGACGGCGTCGTTTGTATTGCTGAAAAAGAATACAGCAGCAGCCCCGTAATTCATGGTGGccgatttttctgttttttgctGATCCTatcccttttctatttttcttttttaaaaaaacccagcCAAGTTTCTTCCAATTTATATAGGCAATTAACTCCCTCAtttcagtcttttttttttccaattcagtCCTGCAAACTTGGGGCGGAAAAATCTTTCCTGTGGCAGAAAAATTTTGTTTGCGGCAGAATTTGGCAGAATGTTGCGGCTGAATTTTCGTGGCTGAATTTTGCGGCTGAATTTTTACGGCAGAATTTTCACTTCCTCGTTCAATATTCAAACATGAATATCTTGAgtttctgatatcgaaatcaagtgattcaaaaaacCAGAATTCAGCTATGAGtgtaggactacaactttcatgaaggattcaagatgagataaaatcgttttacaGAACAGAATTGGGCTGCAATCTGGTTGGTAAAAAAATGATCTCCTGATCTGATTCGaaaactgacgaatgccgagTATTCCGATATGACTGGGAGTATAACCTaagaataaaaaccagaaaaatcaTGATGGAAGCAAAGTTTTTAGTGCAACTCTTGCCAGAATCCTgttcgcggcagaattctcgttagatattcaaataggaatatcttgagctcctgatatcaaaatcaagcgattcgaaagcccaaatttatctgtgtccaggactacaactttgatgaaggattaaaaatgagaaaaattcattttgaagtaTAGAAATTGGCTGCAGCCTGGTTGGTCAAAAATGATCCCCTGATCTAAATCAGGAAACTGACAATGCCAAGCATCCTACTTGACTGAGAGTCTGCGATACAAATAGCAAGCCCTAGGACCCAATAAAAGTATAGGTCAATTTTCAACATGTTATGAGTGACAAAATATAGTCGGGATGGTCGGATATTGAATGGAAATAGATTAGAATcaaagcctaagttggaacaaaaaattgtgaCAACGGCAGAGCCAAATTTTTTAGTGCAGCTTCTAagggatttatccaaccttagAAACTAGATAGAAGAGGAAcgaatttatcatttaaaagaCTCCTAATTAGCCTAAGAGTCCTGACAATTTCGACAGCAAAGGAGAAGGATAAGGAAAGCAGATGCCAGCTAAAACATGGTCTGAAAaacatttccttttcctttgtttttgtcaatctcCTAGCAACCCTGAACCAAATTCCTGCCTTCAATTTAAAGGGGATATACACCATCTCCATTAGCACGTATGGCtcaaaaaatgagtaacaacacgTGTTGATTActaatagttattttaattctaTGCGTTCTTACCAAGATTATGGCTTTGATGTTGTCTCGACCAATACGATACGCAGTTTCTTCGGATCCCAAGAAGTCCAACATGACATCAACAAAATCTTTGGTTCTGTTTTCGTCCTTGAACTGAATGTGCTCATCAATAATCTTCTCAAAGAAGTCATCAAAAACCTTGCCTACGGCCTTCATGCGCTTTGTAAGACCTTGGAGGTCAAGTGGTGCAAGTGGAGGGATGTAATCTACCAAGTTAAAACTTGCTGCTAAACGCATGGCCTCATGAGTCACTGGTTTGAACCCCTTCTCATCAAATTCCTTTTCCAAGTATTTCTTTCCTAGAACCATCCTACAACTGATGTCAGCGCTTAGAGATGAGACCTTGGCACTAAGATCAACGGCAACACGCTCACGAGAAGCATCTTTAATGTAGTCAATCAAGAGGTCAAGCTCTTCTTTCCTCGTGGACatgaaagaatttattttatggttGCTAAGCAACTCAAGGGTACACATCTTGCGCACGTTGCGCCAATAAGAGCCATATGGAGCGAATGATAAGTTCTTCTGCTCGTAAGAGATATGCTTCGCAGCCTCATTTGCTGGCCTACTAGCAAAGACGAGGTCATTGGTCTTAAGAATCAATTCGGCAGCCCGAGGCGATGAGACAACTACAGTAGGCACCAACCCTAACCGTATATACATGATAGGGCCATACTTGTTTGCTAGTTGATGCAAGTCATGGTGAGGGAACTTCCCTAACAAATGTAAGCTACCAAATATAGGAAACCCTATTGGACCAGGGGGTAACTTGCTATCCTTGATCTTTCTTTTCGACAGCCATGCTCGGAGGAAGAAAGCGAGCGCAATCAAGGCTAGAGTGGTTAATATCCAAGCCATGCTATGTCTCATATATTAAGGTTGGTCTCTATGCTCTATCTTAGTGaaagcaaacctaaatccaaCTCTTGCTTCATATAGAGAAGATGCTAGCTACACATATATAGTTGTAACTAGGGAGATGATAACAGGAAGAAGACAAATTGGGAATAAGTTCAGTGTCTTTGTTTGTAtcgcttcttgttttttctttcgaaGAAAGGGATCAAttgtgaaaaacaaatttagtgAGATTTTATTGTCTACCAAAAGCCAAACCGCATAATTCAGTGAGATTTTATACTTTTTCATATGTAATCATATGTATTTAATGTTAgaaagctatttagaaaagtaaaatatatttttaatatatttgatacataattattttaataactccatatgatacattttttttttaatcatatcccATTAAGTGAAAAGGACAGATTGGAACTCCTgtaacattattttctttttaatttcagcttTTGGTAGGAAGACAGGAACAGCTGAGATACCAATTTTTAATCTCTGTTCTGTACGTTGACATGGGTTTTGGTAGAAATAGTATAATGGCTTTTTATTTACCTTTTCTCTTTAAGCATGAAAAACTAGAGGGAAAAAAGagtcaaaatattgtttttttttttttggtgactATTTGCTCTAAGCCTAGACCAGAGAAATGGACACCTCTCAAGTGAACGAAAcggtaataataaattaaactgtTGATGCTACTAAGTGAAAAGGACAGCTTGATTCCATTgtaacattattttctttctaatttcagCTTTTGGTAGGAAGCTAGGTACAGCTGAGATACCAATTTCTAATATTTGTTCTTTACGTTGACCTGAAAGCTGCCTGccttttcttgtattttgtaagGGCAATGACATAGACTTGGACAGAAATATGCTTAGAGACTGATTAAAAACgtaatgtaaattatattttttaaaatttttaaaattcttgtttttttattaaaaaatatttttttatattttcagattattttgttGTCCTAAatcaaaaagaattttaaaaaattaaaaaaatattttaatatctttttaagcgaaaaatattttgaaactgCAATCATTTTCACAATCCCAAACAAGTCTTAATCCCAAGAATTGTTGCTAGTACACTTGTTGTGATTGAGTATTTCACAAGTAATCctttattataaaatctaaCAGCTGGCCATCATCAAACCATTAATCACTATTGatggatcaaaattaataataaaaaaaaataatatttaataaaaaagatgtttgCTTTTAACATAAGCCCATAATAATCACAAACCCAATTAATGCACCCATATCTAACACCTTGTGGGCTTGGGCTTGGGCTGCATACCAGAGCCTAACATCTTGTTGTGGGCTCGGGCACATAGCACAAGCCCAACACCTTATTGTGGGCTCAAGCATGAGAACGCGCATAGCACCTTTTGGGCTCAAGTGGTGCTCCCGAGCCCTGTTCCAAAGATTGTTCTTGGTCTTTTTGGGCCATTGTCTC
This Populus alba chromosome 7, ASM523922v2, whole genome shotgun sequence DNA region includes the following protein-coding sequences:
- the LOC118043513 gene encoding cytochrome P450 71AU50-like, with product MAWILTTLALIALAFFLRAWLSKRKIKDSKLPPGPIGFPIFGSLHLLGKFPHHDLHQLANKYGPIMYIRLGLVPTVVVSSPRAAELILKTNDLVFASRPANEAAKHISYEQKNLSFAPYGSYWRNVRKMCTLELLSNHKINSFMSTRKEELDLLIDYIKDASRERVAVDLSAKVSSLSADISCRMVLGKKYLEKEFDEKGFKPVTHEAMRLAASFNLVDYIPPLAPLDLQGLTKRMKAVGKVFDDFFEKIIDEHIQFKDENRTKDFVDVMLDFLGSEETAYRIGRDNIKAIILDMLVGSMDTSADVTWVMCDRIATPLGKIFSLLNRDVEDEHGCFTSNGDVSVAMDSTSNGDVSSSHGHFQFDPWTLEIQQLDP